From the genome of Rhodothermales bacterium, one region includes:
- a CDS encoding MmcQ/YjbR family DNA-binding protein: protein MRLDRLRDLCLALPETTEGLPFGPDPLVFKVAGKMFALLSLDTIPNRVGLKCDPDWALTLREEYDGIGTSPYLHKRLWNSVTLDGSVPSALVRDLVEHSYRQVVAGLKKADRLRIEAAEGYPAASSEYG, encoded by the coding sequence ATGCGCCTCGACCGCCTCCGCGACCTCTGCCTCGCCCTCCCCGAAACCACCGAAGGATTGCCGTTCGGCCCCGACCCACTCGTGTTCAAAGTCGCCGGGAAGATGTTCGCCCTCCTCTCGCTCGACACGATCCCGAACCGCGTCGGGCTGAAGTGTGACCCCGATTGGGCGCTCACGCTCCGCGAGGAATACGACGGCATCGGCACGAGCCCGTACCTCCACAAGCGGCTGTGGAACTCGGTGACGCTCGACGGCAGCGTACCGTCGGCGCTCGTGCGCGACCTCGTCGAGCATTCGTACCGCCAGGTCGTCGCCGGGTTGAAGAAGGCGGATCGGCTTCGGATCGAGGCGGCCGAGGGCTACCCGGCCGCCTCTTCGGAGTACGGTTGA